The region ACTCCCTATCCGATTCGCCCCCTGCCCGGGGCGCTTCAATCTCTACAAAATCCCCGAGCCCCTCGACCCTGTCAATCGCAACATTCGCGTTGTTCAGTCTGTACTCCCTCCTGACCTTGCAGACCCTCGCCCCGACCTTGAAGCCGAGCCTTGCGAAAACCTCCATCGCCGTGTCCCCGTCGCCGACCGTGAACTCTAGTTCCTCCCTGGCCTTCAGGCCGCCCTTCATCCTTGGTCCCTTAAATGTGATTACGCACCTCCCCTCTTCCAGCCTGAGCCTCA is a window of Candidatus Methanosuratincola sp. DNA encoding:
- the cyaB gene encoding class IV adenylate cyclase; the protein is MSYEIEIKAPVEDARQAESKVREGGGEFLGEKVQVDIYLSHPCMDMRAADKALRLRLEEGRCVITFKGPRMKGGLKAREELEFTVGDGDTAMEVFARLGFKVGARVCKVRREYRLNNANVAIDRVEGLGDFVEIEAPRAGGESDRESLIESVANLIGVGKERFTTKSYVELLESRSSQSIDSK